The DNA region ATGTTACAGCTCTTGACGCGTCCGCACTCGCTCGGCGCAAAGAATGGTTGATGACAACAAGGAATAGCTAGTATCGCAAGCCTGAACGTCAAAAGATAGGGTATGATGAGATGTCCAATGGCACTCTGCTGTGGCATTATCCTGTGTAATGTCAAACTCTTTTCGTATTTAGATGCAGATATAGAGAATACGTCCATCGTAGCCTCAAGGGCTCGGTATGAATGATAAATTGATTAAATCGATCTATCGACCCCATCGGGCATTTTGCCAAAGGTGGTGTTACTTGTTTTGCAAGTTTTTCCTCAAGTCCGTCTTCTTTTTAGCCATTATTCTAGTGTTCATACTCCTGCATTATGGTGCCAGCCCCTAGGTGTTTTGTAGGGTTCTTGTTAACATTTGTGGGGTTGTGAGTGAATATGTTTGAAAGAAAGGGTGGGCTGTCATGGGCTCTGTTGTGGGCTCTAACTGGTTGATACTAATGAAATGATATTTCTATCTAAACTAGTCTAGTCCTCAACCAGAAtgtcgaatctggagaagaaaagagaagagaaaaccTATTTACATGAAGAAATTTGTAGCGGTTGTGCGGCATcactaagcagctgtttgccTTAGTTGCTTGCATGGTATGGCTTGCCATGTTGATGTTGTTTATCGATAATGGTGCAGTGCTGTGCTGAGCTGTCACAAGACCCTGTTCGAATCAGTGACAACATAGATACAATGCGGAGTAGGTGGCTATGCACGTAGTATATCCTTTACTAGCAAAACAGGTACCAAGTCATTTAGCTCGAATAGCAACACTTCTTTCTGCAGAGTCAAAGTTATCTGGCTGTCTATAAAAAACTTGATGACGTTAGATAATTGGTATGTTAGAACATGAACTTAGATTCTGTTGGAAGTAAATACAATCAACCATCTTATTGTTGCAACTTGTTCAAGAACTCTATCACCTCTGGATGGCCATTCTCTTGCGCAACCATCAACGGCGTCCgtccatcctcatccttcaaGTCTGGATTTGCCCCATGATTGAGTAGAAAGACAACTGCATCAATACGTCCCACCTTTGCTGCCTGATGCAGTGCAGTAACCCCCTCAATATAGTCAATGCATTCCTCAGCCCGATCCTTTGCATCATCATTCACATCTGCTCCATGTTGAAACAGTAAGTTCATCATTTCAAACCGGCCATACTCTGCTGCCATTGCCAACGCGCCTAGTCCATTGACCTTGGCACCATATTGAATAAGCAGCTCTGCCATCTCCATGAAATTTCCTTTCACAGCCATATTCAAGGCCGGATTGAGGTCTGCCAGTGGGTTACGGTTCGGGTCCGCCCCATGCTGTAGGAGGTATCTAGTCAAGTCCATCTGATTGCAACTTGCAGTTGCGGCAATGTAACCACCTACTCGATCCTCCTTGTGGTTCACATCCAATCCAGCTGGAACAAGGATCTGTAAGAGTTCCAAGCTCATAGCCTGCGACACTGCGCCGTACACCCAATCATTCAATCTGGCACCATGGGAAATGCAAGCCCGCACTAGAGTGTAATCCTTGCTCATGATGGCTCGGCACAAAATGTGTTCAAGGGACAGTTGGGATTCACCCAGTACGGGATTCTGACAATCAAGAAGTGATTTCCATTTGCTGAGCTGTTCCTCTGAAGCTGGGGACCAAATCACTTTCCAATCTTCTACCATGATTGATAATTTTGTGTTTACCGTCGTTGAATTGTGGCAGAAAACTTGTGAAATTCTttaagaaggagaaaaaaagaaaagagaagaaaagaaatggactGATGAAAGAAAAAGGCGTGGGAATAAGGGGCTTATAATAAGAGATTCCGCAGACAGATTGACATGGCGTGCTGACTAGTGTGGAACGCTAACTACCCTT from Aspergillus chevalieri M1 DNA, chromosome 2, nearly complete sequence includes:
- a CDS encoding ankyrin repeat domain-containing protein (COG:S;~EggNog:ENOG410PZQF;~InterPro:IPR002110,IPR020683,IPR036770;~PFAM:PF13857,PF12796,PF00023,PF13637,PF13606;~go_function: GO:0005515 - protein binding [Evidence IEA]); this encodes MVEDWKVIWSPASEEQLSKWKSLLDCQNPVLGESQLSLEHILCRAIMSKDYTLVRACISHGARLNDWVYGAVSQAMSLELLQILVPAGLDVNHKEDRVGGYIAATASCNQMDLTRYLLQHGADPNRNPLADLNPALNMAVKGNFMEMAELLIQYGAKVNGLGALAMAAEYGRFEMMNLLFQHGADVNDDAKDRAEECIDYIEGVTALHQAAKVGRIDAVVFLLNHGANPDLKDEDGRTPLMVAQENGHPEVIEFLNKLQQ